In one window of Zingiber officinale cultivar Zhangliang chromosome 11A, Zo_v1.1, whole genome shotgun sequence DNA:
- the LOC122032739 gene encoding pentatricopeptide repeat-containing protein At1g19720-like, whose protein sequence is MEKAFLCCRCTDLAANLFAEHPNQSSLRLKLLPSIKSSAAAAAAAAGPIFLAQKSNPKPSARPPPPPPSPATPITNGDLQEAIAAVERGIPIESRTYISLLQSCIDSDSIGLGCRLHASISSVRDRDVFVDTKLVSMYAKCGSLDDARRVFDGMGQRNLFAWSAMIGAYVREHRWSEVLDLFFDMMREGVVVPDGYLLPRILQACSNTGNLDVGRLLHSLAVKTGLLNSSGAFYLSNTVLSMYAKCGELEMATKFFEGMGKRDSVSWNSIITGHCQWSEHEVAMRLFARMRAEGIEPSPITWTILITGYHQSGKPELAMELMEQMKRSGTVPDVFTWTSMISGLTQNGRTDEALSFFHEMQFSGVNPNSMSVACALFACASLQALNKGKELHSYAFKLGGSHSILVGNSLIELYAKCDRLADAQKIFDGMLEKDVFSWNSMIGGYTQAGYCGKAYELFSRMESLGVPRNVVTWNIMISGFIQNEDEDQAMELFHMMEVDGIKRNTATWNTLIAGSLQNGDTKKAFRIFKLMQTLMVRHNSVTFLSILPACTNLLSELNVKEIHSCILHSDLQGDTAIANALIDAYSKSGNIENAWVVFNGLSSRDLITWNSMISALVVYGYSHEAQDLFQQMKQEGINPNEAIFVSMINAYALDELVNEGKRLFSSMMEEYKLSPGLEHYTAMTNLLGRSGKLREACELIKNMPIEPNAAVWYALLTAARMYTDIKMANLAARHLFRLEPRNPEVQRLLSHAQDLYENPSIASKVCNLKKAIQIGDAHGCCWMEVNNQVMTFLNGGQILQTKLDEINSKVAPMKAVTSFLDDIILEFEEEKEEIIGTHSEKLAITFGLDNLPAFRAIRIIKSVRMCSDCHITSKLISKTYKHEILIKDRYSFHHFKDGKCSCRDYW, encoded by the coding sequence ATGGAAAAGGCATTTCTATGTTGTCGATGCACAGACCTTGCCGCCAATCTCTTCGCTGAGCACCCAAATCAATCTTCTCTCCGCCTCAAACTACTACCATCCATCAAATCctcagccgccgccgccgccgccgccgccggacCTATCTTTCTCGCCCAAAAATCCAACCCCAAACCATCTgctcgaccaccaccaccaccaccatcacCTGCAACTCCTATTACCAATGGCGACCTCCAAGAAGCCATCGCTGCGGTGGAACGTGGCATCCCCATCGAGTCCCGCACCTACATCTCCCTCCTCCAGTCCTGCATCGACTCCGACTCCATCGGCCTGGGCTGCCGCCTCCACGCTTCCATCTCCTCCGTGCGGGACCGCGACGTCTTTGTGGACACCAAGCTCGTCAGCATGTATGCGAAATGCGGCAGCTTGGACGACGCCCGACGCGTGTTCGACGGAATGGGCCAACGTAACCTCTTCGCCTGGTCGGCCATGATCGGCGCCTACGTCCGTGAGCATCGGTGGAGTGAGGTCCTCGACTTGTTCTTCGACATGATGCGCGAAGGCGTTGTCGTCCCTGATGGATACTTGCTTCCGAGGATATTGCAGGCCTGCTCTAACACTGGCAATTTGGATGTGGGGAGGCTGCTCCACTCCCTTGCCGTCAAAACGGGACTTTTGAATTCGTCAGGAGCATTCTATTTGAGCAATACAGTGCTTTCAATGTATGCCAAGTGCGGTGAACTGGAGATGGCCACTAAGTTCTTTGAGGGGATGGGTAAGCGAGATAGTGTTTCGTGGAATTCAATCATTACTGGCCATTGCCAATGGAGTGAACATGAAGTTGCTATGAGGCTATTTGCTAGGATGAGAGCCGAAGGGATTGAACCAAGCCCGATCACTTGGACCATATTGATAACTGGCTACCATCAATCTGGTAAGCCAGAACTTGCCATGGAACTTATGGAGCAGATGAAGCGTTCTGGAACTGTGCCAGATGTTTTTACTTGGACAAGCATGATTTCAGGGCTCACCCAGAATGGGAGGACAGATGAAGCCTTGAGTTTCTTTCATGAGATGCAATTTTCAGGAGTGAACCCAAACAGTATGAGCGTCGCCTGTGCTCTCTTTGCTTGTGCTTCTTTGCAAGCATTGAACAAAGGAAAGGAACTCCACTCGTATGCATTTAAACTTGGAGGCTCACACAGCATTCTGGTGGGGAATTCTTTGATTGAATTGTATGCAAAATGTGATAGACTTGCGGATGCTCAAAAGATTTTTGATGGGATGCTGGAGAAAGATGTTTTCAGTTGGAATTCAATGATTGGAGGTTACACACAAGCTGGTTATTGTGGTAAAGCTTACGAACTGTTCTCAAGGATGGAGAGTTTGGGTGTGCCCCGAAATGTAGTAACTTGGAACATCATGATCTCGGGGTTCATTCAGAATGAGGATGAGGACCAGGCCATGGAGCTTTTTCACATGATGGAAGTAGATGGCATTAAAAGAAACACAGCTACATGGAACACACTCATTGCTGGTTCATTGCAGAATGGTGACACAAAAAAGGCCTTCAGAATATTCAAACTGATGCAGACACTCATGGTACGCCATAATTCGGTCACCTTCCTCAGCATCCTGCCAGCGTGTACAAATCTGTTATCTGAATTAAACGTAAAAGAAATCCATTCTTGTATATTACACAGCGATTTACAAGGTGATACAGCAATTGCAAATGCTCTCATAGACGCTTACTCAAAGTCTGGAAATATAGAAAATGCTTGGGTAGTATTCAATGGTCTCTCATCAAGGGATCTCATCACATGGAACTCTATGATTTCTGCACTTGTTGTATATGGATATTCTCATGAAGCTCAAGATTTGTTTCAACAAATGAAACAGGAAGGCATTAATCCAAATGAAGCAATTTTTGTCAGTATGATCAATGCCTATGCTCTCGATGAATTGGTGAATGAAGGGAAAAGACTCTTCTCTAGCATGATGGAGGAGTACAAGTTGTCTCCAGGTTTAGAACATTACACTGCAATGACAAATCTTTTAGGACGTTCTGGTAAGCTTAGAGAAGCTTGTGAGCTTATCAAGAATATGCCTATTGAGCCAAATGCTGCTGTCTGGTATGCACTTCTTACTGCAGCCAGAATGTATACTGATATCAAGATGGCAAACCTTGCAGCAAGACATTTGTTCCGTTTGGAGCCAAGGAACCCTGAAGTTCAAAGGCTTCTATCACATGCACAAGATTTATATGAGAATCCTAGCATTGCTTCAAAAGTGTGCAATCTTAAGAAAGCTATCCAGATTGGTGATGCTCATGGTTGTTGTTGGATGGAAGTCAATAACCAAGTGATGACCTTCTTAAATGGAGGCCAAATTTTGCAAACTAAACTAGATGAAATCAATAGCAAAGTAGCACCTATGAAGGCAGTTACATCTTTTTTGGATGACATTATACTTGAgtttgaagaagaaaaggaagagatcaTTGGCACGCATTCTGAAAAGCTAGCAATTACTTTTGGCCTTGATAATTTGCCTGCTTTTAGGGCCATTCGGATCATTAAAAGTGTACGAATGTGTTCAGATTGTCATATCACTTCAAAGTTAATTT